The Medicago truncatula cultivar Jemalong A17 chromosome 4, MtrunA17r5.0-ANR, whole genome shotgun sequence genome includes a region encoding these proteins:
- the LOC120580045 gene encoding receptor-like protein 7, with amino-acid sequence MRITLVSLFSFLICYYSIYITFQITTIASAKCLEDQQSFLLQLKSSLMFKPEISNKLKLWNSSVDGCEWIGVACDSKGFVVGLDLSEESISGGFDNASSLFSLQHLQKLNLAANNFNSVIPSGFNKLVMLSYLNLSYANFVGQIPIEISQLTRLVTLDISSVNSYITGQGLKLEKPNLQKFVQNLTSLRKLYLDGVSIKAQGQEWRNALLPLPNLQVLSMSYCDLSGPLDSSLTRLKNLSVIILDGNNFSSPVPQTFSNFKKLTTLSLASCGLTGKFPKTIFQIGTFSFIDLSFNYNLHGSIPEFLLGGSLQTLRIRNTSFSGAFPYSIGNMGHLSELDLSNCELNGTLPFSLSNLTKLRYMDLSSNSFTGQMPPFGMAKNLTRLNLSHNRLSGEISSSNHFEGLHNLVSVDLRDNFINGSIPSSLFALTLLLNIQLSLNQFSKFDKLINVSTSVLKTLDLSNNDLSGPFPMSIFKLHSLSVLDLSFNRLNGSLQLDELMELRDLSTLDLSYNNISVNVNVSNPNYTSFPNISTLILASCNLKTFPSFLRNQSWLSILDLSHNQIQGIVPNWIWRIQNLQSLNISHNMLTGFDGPLHNLTSNLISLDLHNNQLQGPIPVFSEFSSYLDYSMNKFDSVIPQDIGNYLSFTTFLSFSNNTLHGTIPRSLCNASNLQVLDISINSISGTIPSCLMKMTQTLVVLNMKMNNLIGTIPDVFPPYCALRTLDLQKNNLDGQIPKSLVKCSALEVLNLANNIIIGTFPCLLKNISTIRVIVLRSNKFNGHIGCPNTSGTWQMLQIVDLAFNNFSGKLPGKFFTTWEAMRSDENQADLKVKRVQFEVLQFGQIYYHDSVTVTSKGQQMDLVKILTVFTSIDFSSNHFEGPIPYSIGNFKALYILNISNNRLSGKIPSSIGNLKQLESLDLSNNTLTGEIPVQLESLSFLSYLNLSFNHLVGKIPTGTQLQSFQSSSFEGNDGLYGPPLTEKPDGKRNDELLSCSTDWKFLSVELGFVFGLGIVIGPLMFWKQWRIRYWKLVDKILCWIFSRIHLEYVTHRGQTYIVLRWH; translated from the coding sequence ATGAGAATCACATTAGTTTCATTGTTTTCCTTCCTTATCTGCTACTACAGTATTTATATCACTTTCCAAATCACCACCATTGCCTCAGCCAAATGTCTTGAAGATCAACAATCATTCCTACTACAACTAAAGAGCAGTCTCATGTTCAAGCCAGAAATTTCTAACAAGCTGAAGTTGTGGAATTCAAGTGTTGATGGCTGTGAATGGATTGGTGTAGCTTGTGACAGCAAGGGATTTGTTGTTGGTCTTGATCTGAGTGAAGAATCAATCTCTGGTGGATTTGATAATGCAAGCAGTCTTTTTAGTCTTCAACATCTTCAAAAATTGAACTTGGCTGCTAACAATTTCAATTCTGTCATTCCATCAGGATTCAACAAGTTGGTGATGTTGAGTTATTTGAATTTGTCATATGCTAACTTTGTGGGGCAAATTCCTATAGAGATTTCTCAGCTTACAAGGTTGGTTACTCTTGACATATCTTCTGTTAATAGCTACATAACAGGACAAGGGCTGAAACTTGAGAAACCAAATCTACAGAAATTTGTCCAAAATCTGACCAGTCTTAGGAAGCTGTATCTAGATGGTGTAAGTATAAAAGCTCAGGGACAAGAATGGAGGAATGCTTTGTTGCCCCTGCCTAACCTCCAAGTATTGAGTATGTCTTATTGTGATCTATCAGGTCCCCTTGATTCTTCCCTAACAAGACTAAAGAACCTATCAGTCATTATTCTTGATGGGAACAATTTTTCATCCCCAGTGCCACAAACATTTtccaatttcaaaaaattaaccaCCCTCAGTCTTGCATCTTGTGGATTGACTGGTAAATTTCCAAAAACCATCTTTCAAATTGGAACGTTCTCATTTATTGACTTATCCTTCAACTACAATCTCCATGGTTCGATTCCGGAATTTCTGCTGGGTGGATCTCTCCAAACCTTAAGGATAAGGAACACAAGCTTCTCTGGAGCATTTCCATACTCTATTGGTAACATGGGGCATTTATCTGAATTGGATCTTTCGAATTGTGAACTTAATGGAACACTTCCCTTTTCACTGTCAAACCTCACAAAACTGAGATACATGGATTTGTCATCTAATAGTTTCACAGGTCAAATGCCACCATTTGGGATGGCCAAAAACCTTACCCGTCTAAACCTTTCTCATAATCGTTTAAGTGGTGAAATTTCATCATCCAATCACTTTGAAGGACTGCACAATCTTGTCAGTGTTGACTTGCGTGATAATTTCATCAATGGGAGCATTCCTTCATCTCTTTTTGCACTCACTTTACTGCTAAACATTCAGCTTTCACTCAACCAGTTTAGTAAATTTGACAAATTGATAAATGTGTCTACCTCTGTACTCAAAACCCTTGATTTAAGCAACAATGATCTATCAGGGCCATTTCCAATGTCTATCTTTAAACTCCATTCGCTTTCTGTCCTCGATCTTTCCTTTAACAGGTTGAATGGGTCGCTGCAGCTAGATGAGCTTATGGAGCTTAGAGATTTATCTACACTAGACCTTTCATACAACAACATATCAGTAAATGTAAATGTTTCAAATCCTAATTATACTTCCTTTCCCAATATTAGCACACTCATTTTGGCATCCTGCAACCTGAAAACTTTCCCTAGTTTCTTGAGAAACCAATCCTGGTTAAGCATTCTAGACCTCTCACATAATCAGATTCAAGGAATAGTTCCCAACTGGATTTGGAGGATTCAAAATCTTCAAAGCCTTAATATTTCTCACAATATGCTCACTGGTTTTGATGGACCTTTGCATAACCTCACTTCCAACTTGATATCCCTTGATCTTCATAACAATCAACTGCAGGGGCCAATACCTGttttttctgaattttcttcttatttGGATTACTCAATGAACAAATTTGATTCTGTTATCCCACAAGATATCGGTAACTACCTGTCTTTCacaacttttctctctttttcaaaTAATACTTTACATGGAACTATCCCTCGATCCCTCTGCAATGCTTCAAATCTTCAAGTGCTTGATATTTCCATTAATAGCATTTCTGGAACAATTCCCTCATGTCTAATGAAAATGACTCAAACACTTGTGGTATTAAATATGAAGATGAACAATCTCATTGGCACTATCCCAGATGTGTTTCCACCTTATTGTGCTCTAAGAACTCTTGATCTCCAAAAGAATAACTTAGATGGACAGATTCCAAAATCTCTTGTGAAATGCTCAGCACTAGAAGTACTAAACCTtgcaaacaacatcatcattgGCACATTTCCATGCCTGTTGAAGAACATATCCACAATCCGTGTCATAGTCTTGCGCAGCAACAAATTCAATGGTCATATCGGATGTCCAAACACCAGTGGCACATGGCAGATGCTTCAGATAGTTGATCTAGCCTTTAACAACTTCAGTGGTAAACTACCAGGAAAATTCTTCACAACGTGGGAGGCAATGAGGTCTGATGAAAACCAAGCTGATTTGAAGGTAAAACGCGTCCAATTTGAGGTTCTCCAATTTGGTCAGATTTATTATCATGATTCAGTGACAGTAACAAGCAAAGGTCAACAGATGGATTTAGTTAAAATTCTAACAGTCTTCACTTCCATCGACTTCTCATCGAATCATTTTGAAGGACCTATACCATATTCAATAGGGAACTTCAAAGCACTTTACATTCTCAACATTTCAAACAACCGTCTCTCAGGTAAAATCCCATCTTCCATAGGGAACTTGAAACAATTGGAGTCCTTAGACCTCTCAAATAACACTTTGACTGGTGAAATTCCTGTGCAGCTAGAAAGCTTGTCCTTCCTTTCATATTTGAACCTTTCCTTCAATCATTTGGTGGGGAAGATCCCAACAGGTACTCAACTTCAGTCATTTCAGTCTTCTTCTTTTGAAGGAAATGATGGGCTATATGGACCTCCATTGACTGAAAAACCAGATGGTAAAAGGAATGATGAGTTGCTATCTTGTTCAACAGACTGGAAATTTTTAAGTGTAGAATTGGGGTTTGTTTTTGGTCTCGGAATTGTCATTGGTCCTCTAATGTTTTGGAAGCAATGGAGGATAAGATATTGGAAACTAGTGGATAAAATTCTTTGCTGGATCTTTTCAAGGATTCATCTTGAATATGTAACCCATAGAGGACAGACATACATAGTTTTAAGGTGGCATTAG